The Martelella sp. AD-3 genome includes a region encoding these proteins:
- the phnE gene encoding phosphonate ABC transporter, permease protein PhnE: MTDPAYPEIWRRRTTRQSLLIWAGWFFLVALTVWCWQLMTRDTIWAFVSDAPVQAADIGSRMWPPRLSYMSELWGPLWDTLNMATLGTILGVILAVPVAFLAARNTTPSALILRPVALFIIVASRSINSLIWALLLVAIMGPGLLAGVIAIGLRSIGFIGKLLYEAIEEVDSAPVEAVTATGASHAQILDYAIVPQVLPAFWGITVFRWDINIRESAILGLVGAGGLGLKLQSSLNVLAWPQVTMILIVILATVIMSEWVSARVRRAII, translated from the coding sequence ATGACCGATCCTGCCTATCCCGAAATCTGGCGTCGCAGGACCACGCGGCAATCGCTCCTGATCTGGGCCGGTTGGTTCTTCCTCGTTGCGCTGACCGTCTGGTGCTGGCAGTTGATGACCCGCGACACGATCTGGGCCTTCGTCAGCGACGCGCCGGTCCAGGCGGCCGATATCGGCAGCCGCATGTGGCCGCCGCGCCTTTCCTACATGAGTGAGTTGTGGGGGCCGCTCTGGGACACGCTGAACATGGCGACGCTCGGAACCATACTGGGGGTTATCCTTGCCGTCCCGGTGGCGTTTCTCGCCGCGCGCAACACAACCCCGTCGGCATTGATCCTCAGACCCGTTGCGCTTTTCATCATCGTTGCCAGCCGCTCGATCAATTCGCTGATCTGGGCCTTGTTGCTGGTGGCCATCATGGGGCCCGGGCTTCTGGCCGGCGTCATCGCCATCGGCCTGCGTTCGATCGGCTTCATCGGCAAGCTGCTCTATGAGGCAATCGAGGAGGTCGACAGCGCGCCCGTCGAGGCCGTCACCGCAACGGGCGCCAGCCATGCGCAGATTCTCGACTACGCCATCGTGCCGCAGGTGCTGCCCGCCTTCTGGGGCATTACCGTGTTCCGCTGGGATATCAACATTCGCGAGAGCGCGATCCTTGGCCTTGTTGGCGCCGGCGGCCTCGGGCTGAAGCTGCAATCATCGCTCAACGTGCTGGCATGGCCGCAGGTCACCATGATCCTGATCGTCATCCTGGCGACGGTCATCATGTCGGAATGGGTATCGGCCCGCGTCCGCCGGGCAATCATCTAG
- the phnC gene encoding phosphonate ABC transporter ATP-binding protein, with product MLELKSLTKTYKTGDKALVDVSLTVPEGQVVGLIGPSGAGKSTLIRCINRLVEPTGGAVLLSGSPITGQDQRKLRAMRRRIGMIFQEYALVERLTVMENVLSGRLGYVGFWTSFTRRYGADDISRAYGLLDRVGLLQHADKRADALSGGQRQRVGIARALAQEPELLLVDEPTASLDPKTSRQIMRLLIEICAERNLPAIVNIHDVPLARQFMQRIVGLRAGAVVFDGAPDALNETVLTEIYGAEDWNAMRRNAEDDNTAEAEAAALMAGIER from the coding sequence ATGCTTGAACTGAAATCGCTCACCAAGACCTACAAGACCGGCGACAAGGCTCTGGTCGATGTCAGCCTCACAGTTCCCGAAGGTCAGGTCGTCGGGCTGATCGGGCCATCGGGCGCCGGAAAATCCACGCTCATCCGCTGCATCAACCGTCTGGTCGAACCGACCGGTGGCGCCGTACTCCTGTCGGGCAGCCCGATCACCGGTCAGGACCAGCGCAAGCTGCGCGCCATGCGCCGACGCATCGGCATGATCTTTCAGGAATATGCGCTGGTCGAGCGCCTGACGGTGATGGAGAATGTGCTCTCCGGCCGCCTCGGCTATGTCGGGTTCTGGACCAGTTTCACCCGCCGCTACGGCGCAGACGATATCAGCCGCGCCTATGGCCTTCTCGACCGTGTCGGCCTGCTGCAGCATGCTGACAAGCGCGCGGATGCGCTTTCGGGCGGTCAGCGGCAACGGGTCGGCATTGCCCGCGCCCTTGCCCAGGAACCGGAACTGCTTCTGGTCGACGAACCGACGGCAAGCCTCGACCCAAAGACCAGCCGCCAGATCATGCGGCTTTTGATCGAGATCTGCGCCGAGCGCAACCTTCCGGCGATCGTCAATATCCACGACGTTCCGCTTGCCCGCCAGTTCATGCAGCGGATCGTCGGCCTGCGCGCCGGCGCGGTCGTGTTCGACGGCGCGCCCGATGCGCTGAACGAAACGGTTCTGACCGAAATCTACGGCGCGGAAGACTGGAACGCGATGCGCAGGAACGCCGAGGACGACAACACCGCCGAGGCCGAAGCCGCTGCGCTGATGGCGGGCATCGAAAGATGA
- the phnE gene encoding phosphonate ABC transporter, permease protein PhnE has translation MSSYPTTWKRPPQIFTHRGWRIVIQAGFAVWLVLALATLDPNWARIAEGWTRGARFLAGFLQPDFTSRWGDISKGLVESLTMTLTSTVAGVIISVPIGIGAARNVSTPVIYMICRAIIAVSRSLQEIIIAIFFVAMFGFGPFAGFLTLSFATIGFLSKLLAEDIEDIDEAQAEAVRATGASWLQMINYAIQPQVMPRLIGLSLYRLDINFRESAVIGIVGAGGIGATLNTAIDRYEYDSAGAIILIIILLVMVAEYGSSYIRKRLQ, from the coding sequence ATGAGCAGCTATCCGACAACATGGAAACGCCCACCGCAGATCTTCACGCATCGCGGCTGGCGCATCGTCATTCAGGCCGGCTTCGCCGTGTGGCTGGTGCTGGCGCTTGCGACGCTTGACCCGAACTGGGCGCGCATTGCCGAAGGCTGGACGCGCGGCGCGCGCTTCCTTGCCGGCTTCCTCCAGCCCGATTTCACCAGCCGCTGGGGCGATATTTCCAAGGGCCTTGTCGAAAGCCTGACCATGACGCTGACCTCGACGGTCGCCGGCGTCATCATCTCGGTTCCGATCGGCATCGGCGCAGCGCGCAACGTCTCGACGCCGGTCATCTACATGATCTGCCGCGCCATCATCGCCGTCAGCCGCTCGCTGCAGGAGATCATCATCGCGATCTTCTTCGTTGCCATGTTCGGCTTCGGCCCCTTCGCCGGGTTCCTGACGCTCTCCTTCGCGACGATCGGCTTCCTGTCCAAGCTCCTGGCCGAGGACATCGAGGACATCGACGAAGCACAGGCGGAAGCCGTCCGCGCCACCGGCGCCTCATGGCTGCAGATGATCAACTATGCCATCCAGCCGCAGGTGATGCCGCGGCTCATCGGCCTGTCGCTTTACCGGCTCGACATCAACTTCCGCGAGAGCGCGGTGATCGGCATTGTCGGGGCCGGCGGCATCGGCGCGACGCTGAACACGGCGATCGACCGCTACGAATATGACAGCGCCGGCGCGATCATCCTGATCATCATCCTGCTGGTGATGGTGGCCGAATATGGCTCGAGCTACATCCGGAAGCGACTGCAATGA
- the phnD gene encoding phosphate/phosphite/phosphonate ABC transporter substrate-binding protein, with the protein MLLAATALIAMSVPALADFTLDSRYTDADGDLIADIPSDPAELVDPSVLIFAYTPVEDPAVYAEAWADFLAHMEEVTGKRVQFFPVDSNAAQIEAMRAGRLHVAGFNTGSNPLAVACAGFRPFTMMAAEDGSFGYEMELITYPGSGIEDVEDIKGKTLAFSSETSNSGYKAPSAILKSEYGMEAGTDFEATFSGKHDNTILGVANKDYPAGAIANSVRKRMLARDVISDDQIEIIYTSQTFPTTGYGVAHNLTPALQDKIKEAFASFEWEGSSLEEEFSKSGEAQFIPITFKNNWAVIRQIDEANGVSYDCQ; encoded by the coding sequence ATGCTTCTTGCCGCCACTGCCCTGATCGCGATGTCCGTTCCGGCCCTTGCCGATTTCACCCTGGATAGCCGCTACACCGACGCCGACGGCGATCTGATCGCCGATATCCCGTCCGATCCGGCTGAGCTTGTCGATCCGTCCGTTCTGATCTTCGCCTACACGCCGGTTGAAGACCCGGCCGTCTACGCCGAAGCTTGGGCCGATTTCCTGGCCCATATGGAAGAGGTCACCGGCAAGCGGGTCCAGTTCTTCCCCGTCGATTCCAACGCCGCCCAGATCGAGGCCATGCGCGCCGGCCGCCTGCACGTCGCAGGCTTCAACACCGGCTCGAACCCGCTGGCCGTTGCCTGCGCCGGCTTCCGCCCCTTCACCATGATGGCGGCCGAGGACGGCTCGTTCGGCTATGAAATGGAACTGATCACTTATCCGGGCTCCGGCATTGAAGACGTCGAGGACATCAAGGGCAAGACGCTTGCCTTCTCCTCGGAAACCTCCAATTCCGGTTACAAGGCTCCGTCCGCCATTCTGAAATCCGAATACGGCATGGAAGCCGGCACCGATTTCGAAGCCACCTTCTCCGGCAAGCACGACAACACCATTCTCGGCGTTGCCAACAAGGATTATCCGGCCGGCGCCATCGCCAATTCGGTGCGCAAGCGCATGCTCGCCCGCGACGTGATCTCCGATGACCAGATCGAGATCATCTATACCTCGCAGACCTTCCCGACGACCGGTTACGGCGTTGCACACAACCTGACGCCCGCGCTTCAGGACAAGATCAAGGAAGCCTTCGCCTCCTTCGAATGGGAAGGCTCCTCGCTTGAAGAAGAGTTTTCCAAGTCGGGCGAAGCGCAGTTCATCCCGATCACCTTCAAGAACAACTGGGCCGTGATCCGTCAGATCGACGAAGCCAACGGCGTTTCCTACGACTGCCAGTAA